In Polaribacter sp. Hel_I_88, the following proteins share a genomic window:
- a CDS encoding glycosyltransferase, whose translation MKLAIVTAYPPSKVTLNEYAYHLVKSFRQSKKVTELVLLTDETPEGKDINFTENGCKITVKECWKFNSYKNIINVTKAINETKPDSVLFNLQFMKFGDKKVAAALGLALPLICKIKRIPTIVLLHNILEQVDLESAGFTSNKIAQKIYNFIGTSLTKLILKADLVAVTMDKYVTTLQEKYKVDNVKMIPHGTFEIPAEPSHTLPEGALKIMTFGKFGTYKKVENMIEAVEKVRKSSGLDLEIVIAGTDNPNVPGYLKSVQEKYKNVPQITFTGYVEENQVETIFNESAVVVFPYTSTTGSSGVLHQAGSYGKAVVMPNLGDLATLIKDEGYRGEFFEPESVASLANAIEAIVTNNQHRIQLEVANYKAATAYPMERITNMYLNEFESISTKNQKVYDSEFSKTSTI comes from the coding sequence ATGAAATTAGCCATTGTAACAGCATATCCACCAAGTAAAGTAACCTTAAACGAATACGCTTATCATTTAGTAAAAAGCTTTAGACAAAGTAAAAAAGTAACAGAACTAGTTTTGTTAACTGATGAAACTCCAGAAGGAAAAGACATCAACTTTACAGAAAACGGATGTAAAATTACTGTTAAAGAATGTTGGAAGTTTAATAGCTACAAAAACATCATTAATGTTACAAAAGCGATTAACGAAACTAAACCAGATTCAGTTTTATTCAATTTACAGTTTATGAAGTTTGGCGATAAAAAAGTTGCTGCTGCTTTAGGCTTGGCTTTGCCTTTGATCTGTAAAATTAAAAGGATTCCTACAATTGTTTTGTTACACAATATTTTGGAACAAGTAGATTTAGAAAGTGCAGGTTTTACATCAAACAAAATTGCTCAAAAAATATATAATTTTATAGGAACTTCATTAACAAAACTAATCTTAAAAGCAGATTTGGTTGCTGTTACTATGGATAAATATGTAACTACATTACAAGAAAAATATAAAGTTGATAATGTAAAAATGATTCCACATGGAACTTTTGAAATTCCTGCAGAACCTTCACATACATTACCTGAAGGTGCTTTAAAAATAATGACTTTTGGTAAATTCGGAACATACAAAAAAGTAGAAAATATGATTGAAGCTGTAGAAAAAGTTAGAAAATCTTCGGGTTTAGATTTAGAAATTGTTATTGCAGGAACAGACAATCCTAATGTACCTGGTTATTTAAAAAGTGTACAAGAAAAATATAAAAATGTTCCTCAAATTACATTTACTGGGTATGTTGAAGAAAACCAAGTAGAAACCATTTTTAACGAAAGTGCTGTGGTTGTTTTTCCTTATACTTCTACAACTGGTAGTTCTGGAGTTTTGCACCAAGCAGGAAGTTATGGAAAAGCTGTTGTAATGCCAAATTTAGGAGATTTAGCCACTTTAATTAAAGATGAAGGTTACAGAGGAGAGTTTTTTGAGCCAGAAAGTGTGGCAAGTTTAGCCAATGCAATTGAAGCAATTGTTACGAATAATCAACACAGAATTCAATTAGAAGTAGCAAATTATAAGGCTGCAACTGCATACCCTATGGAAAGAATTACAAATATGTATTTAAATGAATTCGAATCGATTAGTACTAAAAATCAAAAAGTATATGATAGCGAATTTTCTAAAACATCTACAATATAA
- a CDS encoding NmrA family NAD(P)-binding protein: MNKILITGATGNIGTEVVNFLNTLTNKAEIIVAVRNIASAKNNFRNQPNLGYRTFNFKDPQTYTSAFKDIEILFLLRPPQIAEVNRYFKPLLESAKKNGIEKIVFLSVQGAEKSNIIPHNKIERLIKLIGFQYIFVRPSYFMQNLTTTLLAEILEDKTITLPAKQAKFNWIDVKNIAEVIAILLQSFHKYENNIFEITGSENKNFDEVTKIMTTVTGTKFQFKSINPIRFYFKKRKSGMESSFAFVITLLHFLPRLEKEPEITNNYFKITGKTTTTLKEFIKREKSTLLGH, encoded by the coding sequence ATGAACAAAATATTAATAACAGGAGCCACAGGAAATATTGGAACGGAAGTTGTCAACTTTCTGAATACGCTAACCAATAAAGCCGAAATAATTGTTGCTGTTAGAAATATTGCAAGCGCAAAAAACAACTTTCGGAATCAGCCAAACTTAGGCTACAGAACATTTAACTTTAAAGATCCGCAAACGTATACTAGTGCATTTAAAGATATCGAAATACTTTTTTTATTACGCCCACCTCAAATCGCAGAAGTTAACCGATATTTTAAACCCCTTTTAGAATCCGCCAAAAAAAACGGAATAGAAAAAATAGTTTTTTTATCGGTACAAGGTGCAGAAAAAAGCAACATAATACCACATAATAAAATAGAACGCTTGATAAAATTGATTGGCTTTCAATATATTTTTGTGCGTCCAAGTTATTTTATGCAAAACTTAACAACAACGTTACTTGCAGAAATTTTAGAAGATAAAACAATAACACTGCCTGCAAAACAAGCTAAATTTAATTGGATAGATGTAAAAAACATTGCAGAAGTTATAGCTATACTCTTACAATCGTTTCATAAATATGAAAATAATATCTTTGAGATAACAGGTTCAGAAAATAAAAACTTTGACGAAGTAACCAAAATAATGACAACTGTTACTGGCACCAAGTTTCAATTTAAAAGTATAAATCCTATTCGTTTTTATTTTAAAAAAAGAAAAAGCGGTATGGAAAGTAGTTTTGCTTTTGTAATAACGCTGCTACATTTCTTACCAAGGTTAGAGAAAGAACCAGAGATTACAAACAACTATTTTAAAATAACTGGCAAGACAACCACAACATTAAAAGAGTTTATTAAAAGAGAAAAATCAACTTTATTAGGGCATTAA
- a CDS encoding glycosyltransferase: MNTGVIIIFSKEEEKINDTDVDTLVNQLPYNLCFVNNGKKDDTLSFLLDIKEHAKTNVVVVDLKKENGLKNAIKAGARLLLSDADYDFIIYLKSNMIQCLDSLNEYIKEFKNKKELFTAIPSRSQRSVLNDVFPISEFLKIKKHVPFF; the protein is encoded by the coding sequence ATGAATACAGGAGTAATTATAATTTTCTCAAAAGAAGAAGAAAAAATTAACGATACAGATGTGGATACACTAGTTAATCAACTTCCATATAATTTATGTTTTGTTAATAATGGTAAGAAAGATGATACCCTTAGTTTTTTGTTGGATATAAAAGAGCATGCAAAAACAAATGTTGTAGTAGTAGATCTTAAAAAAGAAAATGGTTTAAAAAATGCCATTAAAGCAGGAGCAAGGCTATTGTTAAGTGATGCTGATTATGACTTTATCATCTATTTAAAATCGAATATGATACAATGTTTAGATTCTTTAAACGAGTATATAAAAGAATTTAAAAACAAAAAAGAATTATTTACAGCCATTCCATCAAGATCGCAAAGAAGTGTTTTAAATGATGTTTTTCCGATATCAGAATTTTTAAAAATTAAAAAACACGTTCCATTTTTTTAA
- a CDS encoding membrane protein, with protein MKETSNKYLIVALLLAIAFHGSAIFFTLETTYDALIHLFFAEHYSTSWFEPWNYKWYTGFTVMSYPPLVHQAIAALSLLGGLKFGLFTVAIIAVILFITGVYRFSLLMTANRTVAGYAALLAVFSSSFLETLHVFGQLPSIIGISVLLHALPEIYLWLKTGKYKYLFTSLSLIAVTVTSHHVTPIFGMIFFIFPLIGMVILDISREQVNSYKEVTFRLFIKNFGKQFKRNMTFGLLSLALIIGCLLPYWINSKNNPITQVPIPHGSRDNFLEITSSGLVFFFIPWGILLLLLPYIFYRYFSKRYLFFGLSIAMLTLLGTGGTTSIPKIILGENAFNILTLDRFTLWASIMSLPLFGEFVYRFVEGDLKQLIQTKFGAVYHRIFAGFLASLFLFMVIFTMSLGYFRPSQPQKIKMLPIVNFLNQDQHDQWRFLTLGFGDQMAWLSAQTNAMSVDGNYHSARRLPELTTRPIERLENSKFKGVAGIGSLQQFLTTPEKYNLKYIFSNDKFYDPILYFCGWQRLQPLENGVMVWEKLNVPPLSSILPKDEVATWLKIMWGIIPFLTVIIAFILNIQSIFVISLKTKEKVAPAYLKLNTCYKKFSNGLLKFTHIWTVFLMLILGYSLYLFYLKNDSQRTPENAITAYYDAIDFKQFEKSYQLINPKANLPISQFMLEMSVTDGILSSYAKLDAIETKVLTKTDSLATLKVTTNWITPLEKIERIDYKTLLKIKGNWFIEPENVDLDTPPDQLYSKNETKYFNQGRRRITTEQTYHEDVLKQPVLEILSAKLVKRDNRYSIIGEIQNIDNVPSDIVLKGTLYNDANKILATYNAKYHVKHKLMPKEITAFKINFEGIAWSKTQDSIPNKFNPDEFTPVELEEQPTKFNLQAAGNVSNSDLYKDAVLSDVNMNANSISGTVFNSGLQEITVPQLLITYYTAEKELIWVDHLFLKDGIRQERKQNFEYPFVDDKKVEIINANMEDCYVNGLPNAEIANKIVSDRILNHKNTELQKIAHPNYGFINIEMNNFIGNPR; from the coding sequence ATGAAAGAAACCTCTAATAAATATTTAATTGTTGCCTTACTTTTAGCAATTGCTTTTCATGGAAGTGCCATATTTTTTACTTTAGAGACTACCTATGATGCTTTAATTCATCTATTTTTTGCAGAACATTATAGTACCAGTTGGTTTGAACCTTGGAACTATAAATGGTACACAGGTTTTACAGTAATGAGTTATCCACCTTTGGTACATCAAGCTATTGCAGCTTTGTCTTTATTAGGTGGATTAAAATTTGGACTTTTTACAGTGGCCATTATTGCAGTTATTTTATTTATAACTGGTGTGTATCGTTTTTCTTTGTTGATGACAGCCAACAGAACAGTTGCTGGGTATGCTGCACTTTTGGCCGTTTTTTCATCATCTTTTTTAGAAACCTTGCACGTTTTTGGTCAATTGCCAAGTATTATTGGAATTTCTGTTTTATTGCATGCCCTGCCCGAAATTTATTTATGGTTAAAAACAGGGAAATATAAATACTTATTTACATCTCTTTCTTTAATTGCAGTTACAGTAACCTCACATCATGTTACGCCTATTTTTGGAATGATTTTCTTTATTTTCCCATTAATTGGCATGGTAATTTTAGATATTTCTAGAGAACAAGTAAACTCTTACAAGGAAGTAACTTTTAGATTATTCATTAAAAATTTTGGCAAACAGTTTAAAAGAAACATGACTTTTGGGTTGCTTTCCTTAGCGTTAATTATTGGCTGTTTGTTACCTTATTGGATCAATTCAAAAAACAACCCAATAACACAAGTTCCTATTCCACATGGCTCTAGAGATAATTTTTTAGAAATTACATCTTCTGGTTTGGTGTTCTTTTTTATTCCTTGGGGAATTTTATTATTGCTTTTACCTTACATTTTTTACAGATATTTTAGCAAACGTTATTTATTTTTTGGGCTATCAATTGCCATGTTAACCTTGTTAGGAACTGGAGGAACCACCTCAATTCCTAAAATAATTTTAGGCGAAAATGCTTTTAATATTTTAACGTTAGACAGGTTTACACTTTGGGCATCCATCATGTCTTTACCTCTTTTTGGAGAATTTGTGTACAGATTTGTAGAAGGCGATTTAAAACAATTAATTCAAACAAAATTTGGGGCAGTGTACCATAGAATTTTTGCAGGCTTTTTGGCTTCGCTATTTTTATTTATGGTGATTTTTACTATGAGTCTAGGCTATTTTAGACCTTCTCAACCACAAAAAATTAAAATGTTACCAATTGTAAATTTCCTAAACCAAGATCAGCATGATCAATGGCGATTTTTAACACTCGGTTTTGGCGATCAAATGGCTTGGTTGTCTGCACAAACAAATGCCATGAGTGTAGATGGCAATTACCATTCTGCAAGACGTTTGCCAGAATTAACCACAAGACCCATAGAACGTTTAGAAAATTCAAAATTTAAAGGAGTTGCAGGAATTGGTTCTTTGCAACAGTTTTTAACAACGCCCGAAAAATATAATTTGAAGTATATTTTTTCGAACGATAAATTTTACGATCCTATTTTATATTTCTGTGGCTGGCAAAGATTGCAACCTTTAGAAAACGGCGTTATGGTTTGGGAAAAACTAAATGTGCCTCCACTTTCTAGCATTTTACCAAAAGATGAAGTAGCTACTTGGTTAAAAATAATGTGGGGCATTATTCCGTTTTTAACAGTAATTATTGCGTTTATACTCAACATACAATCCATTTTTGTAATCAGCCTAAAAACGAAAGAAAAAGTTGCGCCTGCTTATTTGAAATTAAATACATGTTATAAAAAGTTTTCTAACGGACTTTTAAAATTCACACATATTTGGACGGTTTTTTTAATGTTGATTTTAGGGTACAGTTTGTATTTATTTTATCTAAAAAACGATTCTCAAAGAACTCCAGAAAATGCAATAACTGCCTATTATGATGCCATCGATTTTAAACAATTTGAAAAAAGTTATCAACTCATAAATCCAAAAGCAAATTTACCAATTTCGCAATTTATGCTGGAAATGTCTGTAACTGACGGTATTTTAAGTTCGTATGCAAAATTAGATGCCATAGAAACTAAAGTTCTTACAAAAACAGATAGTTTAGCGACTTTAAAAGTAACTACAAATTGGATAACACCTTTAGAAAAAATTGAAAGAATAGATTATAAAACACTTTTAAAGATAAAAGGAAACTGGTTTATTGAGCCAGAAAATGTGGATTTAGATACGCCTCCAGATCAATTGTACTCTAAAAATGAAACCAAGTATTTTAACCAAGGCAGACGAAGAATTACCACAGAACAAACCTATCATGAAGATGTTTTAAAACAACCTGTTTTAGAAATTTTATCTGCAAAATTGGTAAAAAGAGATAATCGTTATTCCATTATTGGCGAAATTCAAAATATTGATAATGTGCCTTCTGATATTGTTTTAAAAGGAACTTTGTATAATGATGCTAATAAAATATTGGCAACGTATAATGCAAAATATCACGTAAAACACAAGTTAATGCCCAAAGAAATAACTGCTTTTAAAATTAATTTTGAGGGTATTGCTTGGTCTAAAACACAAGATTCTATTCCGAATAAATTTAATCCAGATGAGTTTACACCTGTTGAATTAGAGGAGCAACCTACAAAATTCAATCTACAAGCTGCAGGGAATGTTAGCAATTCAGATTTGTATAAAGATGCTGTTTTAAGTGATGTAAATATGAATGCTAACTCAATTTCTGGAACTGTTTTTAATAGCGGACTTCAAGAAATTACAGTGCCACAATTATTAATTACCTATTATACTGCTGAAAAAGAATTAATTTGGGTAGATCATTTGTTTTTGAAAGATGGCATTCGACAGGAAAGAAAACAAAATTTTGAGTATCCTTTCGTTGATGATAAAAAGGTAGAAATCATCAATGCAAATATGGAAGATTGTTACGTAAATGGTTTGCCTAATGCTGAAATTGCGAATAAAATAGTTTCAGACAGAATTCTAAATCATAAAAATACTGAATTGCAAAAAATAGCACATCCCAACTATGGTTTTATTAATATAGAGATGAATAATTTTATAGGAAATCCTAGATAA
- a CDS encoding glycoside hydrolase family 2 TIM barrel-domain containing protein codes for MVNSNRKLLRAILMLGYVLVICIIVFLISSLYSYFNSGADRSKILHTEIQKQTIYTPKITWKKDGNEGRKISEQTLNEIENDYLDAWYVQHIAYKTNTKIGIDDYFTKNARENIYAFIDENKKEKLTIESTTLQHNTDLLFFSEDGQLAVLEDKNVIEYKQVFKDKKLIFETTEISDYKLILLLEDGFWRIRHKIKQASKPYKFTPIPINVDSLVIKGINYYPQKTPWDMFGDAFEIRTITKDFKIIKNAGLNSVRVFVPYEDFGKATVKNDKLEKLKLVLDRAEKEGLKVVLTLFDFYGNYDILDWTLTYKHASTIVSTFKNHPAILAWDLKNEPNLDFDARGKETVIAWLENLIVLIKSVDEKHPLTIGWSNIESATILKDKVDVVSFHYYENLKDFEKSYQSLKDEIPNKPLVLQEFGVSSYSGFWWPFGLSEDEQATFHQEIQKVLTKNQISFMSWTLYDFEEVPKEVVGKLPWRTNPQKRFGFISSEGVEKPSFKHIAK; via the coding sequence ATGGTAAACAGCAATCGAAAATTATTGAGAGCCATTTTAATGCTAGGTTACGTTTTGGTGATCTGTATCATCGTGTTTTTAATAAGTTCTTTATATAGTTATTTTAATTCTGGTGCAGACAGAAGTAAAATTTTGCATACAGAAATTCAAAAACAAACCATTTACACACCAAAAATCACTTGGAAAAAAGATGGAAATGAAGGTAGAAAAATTAGCGAACAAACGTTAAATGAAATCGAAAACGATTATTTAGACGCTTGGTATGTGCAACATATTGCCTACAAAACAAACACTAAAATTGGTATTGACGATTATTTTACAAAAAATGCCAGAGAAAATATTTATGCTTTTATCGATGAAAATAAAAAAGAAAAATTAACGATAGAAAGCACTACTTTACAACACAATACAGATCTTTTATTCTTTTCTGAAGATGGACAATTAGCAGTTTTAGAAGATAAAAATGTAATTGAATACAAACAAGTTTTTAAAGATAAAAAACTCATTTTTGAAACTACAGAAATATCAGATTACAAGCTTATTCTTTTGTTAGAAGATGGTTTTTGGAGAATAAGACACAAAATAAAACAAGCCTCAAAACCTTACAAGTTCACTCCTATTCCTATAAATGTAGATTCCTTGGTTATAAAAGGTATCAATTATTATCCGCAAAAAACACCTTGGGATATGTTTGGGGATGCTTTTGAAATTAGAACCATTACCAAAGATTTTAAAATTATTAAAAATGCAGGTTTAAATAGCGTTCGTGTGTTTGTGCCTTATGAAGATTTTGGAAAAGCAACTGTAAAAAATGATAAACTTGAAAAACTAAAATTAGTTTTAGATAGAGCAGAAAAAGAAGGGTTAAAAGTGGTGTTAACTTTATTCGATTTTTATGGAAATTACGACATTTTAGATTGGACGTTAACCTACAAACACGCTTCAACAATTGTATCAACTTTTAAAAACCATCCTGCAATTTTAGCTTGGGATTTAAAAAACGAACCCAATTTAGATTTTGATGCTAGAGGAAAAGAAACTGTAATTGCTTGGTTAGAGAATTTAATTGTTTTAATAAAATCTGTTGATGAAAAACATCCTTTAACCATTGGTTGGTCCAACATAGAAAGTGCTACAATTTTAAAAGATAAAGTAGATGTAGTTTCTTTTCATTATTATGAAAATTTAAAAGACTTCGAAAAATCCTATCAATCTTTAAAAGACGAAATTCCAAATAAACCACTTGTTTTGCAAGAGTTTGGAGTTTCTTCTTATAGTGGTTTTTGGTGGCCTTTTGGACTTTCTGAAGATGAGCAAGCTACGTTTCATCAAGAAATACAAAAAGTCCTGACAAAGAATCAAATTTCTTTTATGTCATGGACTTTATATGATTTTGAAGAGGTTCCCAAAGAAGTTGTAGGGAAACTTCCTTGGAGAACTAATCCTCAAAAAAGATTTGGTTTTATTTCATCTGAAGGAGTTGAAAAGCCATCTTTTAAACACATTGCTAAATAA
- a CDS encoding response regulator: MKVLAIDDQKLVLIPLEIRLKELGYEVTTTTSALKGIELFDLIQPDLVIVDINMPETSGIEVVKHIRQTKNVATPIMILSGNTDDAIISKAFDLGVNDYMKKPLSLQEVCARTKRLIGAPKLDNNNTKTYKDVVIQQRCVGVVIPCYDEEKRLLSDEFTTFIEKNSGYHLCFVNDGSKDNTLQVLNDLRKGREDFITVYDCEKNGGKAEAVRLGMLHMAKHEDLDYIGFLDADLSTDLADFDDLVKTIETTDYKIVSGSRISRMGADITKESARKVISLTINYIIRKILKMDFKDTQCGAKIFHKDVIEVSFKDKFVTQWIFDVEIFKRITLHFGLAKAKEMLCEQPLKRWIHADGSKLSMKDSIKIVGQLGQIAWTYRSKKTISKKETQSNLSVIKNQPVISKIAS; encoded by the coding sequence ATGAAAGTTTTAGCAATAGATGACCAAAAATTAGTTTTAATCCCATTAGAAATTAGACTAAAAGAATTAGGTTATGAAGTAACAACAACAACTTCTGCTTTAAAAGGAATAGAATTATTCGATTTAATACAACCAGATTTGGTAATTGTTGATATTAATATGCCAGAAACATCTGGAATTGAAGTTGTAAAACACATCAGACAAACTAAAAATGTAGCAACGCCAATAATGATTTTATCTGGAAATACAGATGACGCAATTATCTCTAAAGCGTTTGATTTAGGTGTAAACGATTACATGAAAAAACCATTGAGCCTGCAAGAAGTTTGTGCAAGAACCAAAAGATTAATTGGCGCTCCAAAATTAGATAATAATAATACAAAAACGTATAAAGATGTTGTAATTCAACAAAGATGTGTGGGTGTTGTAATACCTTGTTATGATGAGGAAAAAAGATTACTAAGTGATGAGTTTACAACTTTTATAGAAAAAAATTCTGGTTACCATTTGTGTTTTGTAAACGATGGCAGTAAAGATAATACCTTACAAGTTTTAAACGATTTAAGAAAAGGTAGAGAAGACTTTATAACCGTTTACGATTGTGAAAAAAACGGAGGAAAAGCAGAAGCTGTAAGATTGGGAATGTTGCACATGGCAAAGCACGAAGACCTAGATTATATTGGGTTTTTAGATGCAGATTTATCTACAGATTTAGCAGATTTTGATGATTTGGTTAAAACCATTGAAACAACCGATTATAAAATAGTAAGTGGTTCTAGAATTAGTAGAATGGGTGCAGATATTACCAAAGAGTCTGCAAGAAAAGTAATTAGTTTAACCATTAATTATATCATCAGAAAGATTTTAAAAATGGATTTTAAAGACACGCAATGTGGTGCTAAAATTTTTCATAAAGATGTAATTGAGGTTTCTTTTAAAGACAAATTTGTAACACAATGGATTTTTGATGTAGAAATCTTTAAGAGAATAACGTTGCATTTTGGTTTGGCAAAAGCAAAAGAAATGCTTTGTGAGCAACCTTTAAAAAGATGGATACATGCTGATGGTTCTAAATTATCAATGAAAGACTCTATAAAAATTGTGGGTCAATTAGGGCAAATTGCTTGGACGTATAGAAGTAAAAAAACCATTTCAAAAAAAGAAACTCAAAGTAATTTAAGTGTTATAAAGAACCAACCTGTAATATCTAAAATAGCTTCTTAA